A single window of Nicotiana tomentosiformis chromosome 1, ASM39032v3, whole genome shotgun sequence DNA harbors:
- the LOC138906635 gene encoding uncharacterized protein translates to MLRQGHLKELLSDRGRTNFARGREQHQGPPKSPSSARTFHMIIGGGDDASINSVNFTTTHKLKQSITHERYDELEKSIIFDKSDTDGLSFPHYYALVITLRILDTDVRRIMVNDGSGVCIIHHGVIAQIKLEDKIVPRYTTLTGFNNAVERISGEITLPVLVGGITLETTFHIMDQDTAYNAIIGRP, encoded by the coding sequence atgctacgacagggacacctcaaagaattgctgagcgatcggggaaggaccaactttgccaGGGGACGTGAACAACATCAGGGGCCGCCAAAATCGCCCTCGTCAGCCCGCACCttccatatgatcatcggtggcgggGACGACGCTTCCATCAACAGTGTGAAtttcaccacaacccacaagctcaaacagTCGATCACCCATGAACGGTATGATGAATTAGaaaaaagtatcatcttcgataagtcagataccgaCGGTTTATCTTTCCCTCACTATTATGCTCTCGTTAtcactttacgaattttagatactgACGTGAGACGGATTATGGTGAACGATGGGAGCGGCGTATGTATTATCCATCATGGAGTAATTGCACAAATAaaactcgaggacaagatagttCCACGCTACACCACACTAACAggctttaacaatgcagttgagcgaatatccggcgagatcacactccccgtctTAGTGGGTGGCATCACTTTGGAAACCACATTCCACATAATGGACCAGGACACGGCATACAAtgccataatagggcgaccatAG